One segment of Nostoc flagelliforme CCNUN1 DNA contains the following:
- a CDS encoding Gfo/Idh/MocA family protein, giving the protein MTNQIKIAVIGVGRWGVHLLRNFLTHPQVDVVAVVDPHPERLAAIKQQFNLDDNVVLTTQWEDLKQVPGLTGVAIATPATTHYALIKDALQHGYHVLAEKPLTLDPAECRELCYLAEQHHLILMVDHTYLFHPAVEQGKTVVQAGKLGDLRYGYATRTHLGPVRQDVDALWDLAIHDIAIFNAWLGQIPVKVQATGTVWLQGGKEQREMREQGKMREPINIYSPLSPSSSSSPSSSSSQGLADLVWLTLTYPDNFQAYIHLCWLNPDKQRRLGIVGSLGSLIFDEMSQSSPLTLLHGKFEQQGNQFIPVNQKQVVLELEPGEPLGRVCSCFVVSVLNNIPSEVSSGWVGTELVEILAALTASLKQGGQPVFVNDSQGAKVTNDR; this is encoded by the coding sequence ATGACAAACCAAATTAAAATTGCTGTCATCGGAGTTGGGCGTTGGGGAGTGCATCTGCTGCGGAATTTTTTAACACATCCCCAAGTAGATGTAGTTGCTGTAGTAGACCCCCATCCAGAACGATTAGCGGCGATAAAACAGCAGTTTAATTTAGATGATAATGTAGTCTTAACAACCCAGTGGGAGGATTTAAAGCAAGTTCCAGGGTTGACAGGGGTAGCGATCGCAACTCCAGCTACCACCCACTATGCTTTAATTAAAGATGCTCTCCAACACGGATACCATGTTTTAGCTGAAAAACCCTTAACTCTCGACCCAGCAGAATGTCGAGAACTTTGTTACTTGGCAGAGCAGCATCATTTAATACTCATGGTTGACCATACTTATTTATTTCACCCAGCAGTTGAGCAAGGAAAAACTGTAGTACAAGCGGGTAAATTAGGAGATTTACGCTACGGCTACGCGACGCGCACCCATCTGGGGCCTGTTCGGCAAGATGTTGATGCGCTGTGGGACTTAGCTATTCACGATATAGCTATCTTTAACGCTTGGCTGGGACAGATCCCTGTGAAAGTACAAGCAACGGGTACGGTGTGGCTACAGGGAGGTAAGGAGCAGAGGGAGATGAGGGAGCAGGGGAAGATGAGGGAGCCAATTAATATTTATTCCCCCTTATCCCCCTCATCTTCCTCATCCCCCTCATCCTCATCATCTCAAGGACTAGCTGACTTAGTATGGCTAACACTGACATATCCAGATAACTTTCAAGCTTATATTCACTTGTGCTGGCTGAATCCTGATAAGCAGCGACGCCTGGGGATTGTGGGCAGCCTTGGCAGTTTGATTTTTGATGAAATGTCGCAATCATCACCTCTCACCCTACTACATGGTAAGTTTGAACAGCAGGGCAATCAATTCATTCCAGTAAATCAAAAGCAGGTGGTGCTGGAATTAGAGCCAGGGGAACCATTGGGGCGAGTTTGCTCCTGCTTTGTTGTCTCCGTTCTCAACAATATTCCCTCAGAGGTTTCGTCTGGCTGGGTAGGTACTGAGTTAGTAGAAATTCTTGCTGCTTTAACAGCATCTCTTAAGCAAGGCGGCCAACCTGTTTTTGTGAATGATAGTCAAGGAGCAAAAGTAACAAATGACAGATGA
- the rnc gene encoding ribonuclease III, whose product MPLAYPRRQRQLESLVQKLGLSLEAPIKWELLDLALTHPTVSDSANYEQLEFVGDAVVRLVSAVVLWENYPDCPVGDFAAIRSVLVSDRILAQLARVYGLELYLLVAGSATADKVGQESRLADAFEAVLGALYLSTQNLELIRSWLDPHFQELTTEIRLDPARLNYKAALQEWTQAQFKVLPEYRVVEVTQPHRNQERFVAEVWLHGNKLGVGKGRSIKTAEQAAAKVAFLAIPKPEIP is encoded by the coding sequence ATGCCCCTTGCCTATCCACGCCGTCAACGGCAACTTGAAAGTTTAGTCCAAAAATTAGGTTTGTCGCTGGAAGCACCTATAAAGTGGGAATTGCTAGATTTAGCGCTAACTCATCCCACTGTCTCTGATTCGGCAAATTATGAACAACTGGAGTTTGTTGGCGATGCAGTGGTGCGCTTGGTATCGGCTGTTGTGTTATGGGAAAATTATCCTGATTGTCCAGTAGGGGATTTTGCGGCAATTCGTTCGGTGTTGGTGAGCGATCGCATCCTCGCCCAATTGGCCAGAGTGTATGGTTTAGAGTTATACTTACTAGTGGCTGGCAGTGCTACCGCCGATAAAGTTGGTCAAGAGTCACGACTGGCAGATGCTTTTGAAGCAGTTCTGGGTGCGCTTTACTTAAGCACTCAAAATCTAGAACTGATCCGCTCTTGGCTAGATCCCCACTTCCAAGAACTAACGACAGAAATTCGCCTCGATCCTGCCAGACTTAATTACAAAGCTGCTCTCCAAGAATGGACTCAGGCACAATTTAAAGTTTTACCAGAGTATCGGGTTGTGGAAGTCACTCAACCGCACCGCAATCAAGAACGTTTCGTAGCTGAAGTGTGGTTGCACGGAAACAAGCTAGGAGTTGGTAAGGGGCGCTCGATCAAAACTGCTGAACAAGCCGCAGCTAAAGTAGCCTTTTTAGCAATTCCTAAACCGGAAATACCCTGA
- the corA gene encoding magnesium/cobalt transporter CorA produces MARKLSRLPKIITKLYEDEFYHQPGTIPGTIFIDADAPTPIIFLIDYNETNFIREQIATPEECIPYLDSESISWVDVQGLGSQDILQRLGNVFELHPLVLEDVVNVPERPKIEDYEDQLLLIARMVVPKERTCGFHSEQVSLILGKSYLLTVQEEPEHDCLEAVRSRIEKNKGIIRKQGADYLAYAVLDAIIDGFFPVLELYGERIEELEEEVIIKPTPQTLQNIYQIRRELLQLRRAIWPQRDAINSLIRDGSELIGEEVRIYLRDCYDHTVQVMDMVETYRELASGLMDVYLSAVSNKMNEIMKVLTIVSTIFIPLTFVAGIYGMNFNTEKSPYNMPELNLYWGYPICLAVMAAIALGLLLFFWRRGWLQNSVTIKRN; encoded by the coding sequence ATGGCACGAAAACTGAGTCGTCTTCCCAAAATCATCACCAAGTTATATGAAGATGAGTTCTATCACCAACCAGGGACTATACCTGGAACCATTTTTATTGATGCAGATGCTCCAACACCGATAATTTTCTTGATTGACTATAACGAAACCAATTTCATCCGTGAGCAAATAGCAACTCCAGAAGAATGTATTCCATATCTTGATAGCGAATCTATTTCTTGGGTAGATGTACAAGGTTTAGGCAGTCAAGACATATTACAACGATTAGGTAACGTTTTTGAGTTACATCCTCTAGTTTTAGAAGATGTAGTCAATGTACCGGAACGCCCTAAAATAGAAGATTATGAAGACCAATTGCTACTCATTGCCCGCATGGTAGTACCAAAGGAAAGAACATGTGGTTTTCACAGCGAGCAAGTGAGTTTGATATTAGGAAAAAGTTATTTGTTGACAGTACAAGAAGAACCAGAACATGATTGCTTGGAAGCGGTGCGATCGCGAATTGAAAAAAACAAAGGGATCATTCGTAAACAGGGAGCCGATTATTTAGCTTACGCCGTGTTAGATGCGATTATTGATGGCTTTTTCCCAGTACTGGAGCTTTATGGGGAGCGAATCGAAGAGTTAGAGGAAGAAGTAATAATTAAACCTACTCCGCAAACACTACAAAATATTTATCAAATTAGGCGAGAATTACTGCAACTGCGTCGTGCTATCTGGCCCCAAAGAGATGCAATTAATTCTTTAATTCGAGATGGCAGCGAACTGATTGGCGAAGAGGTAAGAATTTACCTACGAGATTGTTATGACCATACGGTGCAAGTGATGGATATGGTGGAAACTTATCGAGAACTAGCATCTGGATTAATGGATGTGTATCTTTCGGCGGTTAGTAATAAAATGAATGAAATCATGAAGGTACTAACAATAGTTTCAACAATTTTTATTCCATTGACTTTTGTGGCCGGAATATATGGTATGAATTTCAATACTGAAAAATCGCCATATAATATGCCTGAGTTGAATTTGTATTGGGGCTATCCAATTTGCTTGGCAGTGATGGCAGCGATCGCACTTGGATTGCTATTGTTTTTTTGGCGACGAGGCTGGCTGCAAAATTCTGTAACAATCAAGCGTAATTAA
- the groL gene encoding chaperonin GroEL (60 kDa chaperone family; promotes refolding of misfolded polypeptides especially under stressful conditions; forms two stacked rings of heptamers to form a barrel-shaped 14mer; ends can be capped by GroES; misfolded proteins enter the barrel where they are refolded when GroES binds) — translation MAKIIAFDEESRRALERGVNALADAVKITLGPKGRNVLLEKKFGAPQIVNDGITVAKEIELEDPLENTGARLIQEVASKTKDVAGDGTTTATVLAQALIREGLKNVAAGSNPVSLKRGIDKTIEALVLEIANIAKPVEGSAIAQVATVSAGNDEEVGQMLAQAMEKVTKDGVITVEESKSLTTELEVVEGMQIDRGYISPYFVTNNERQIVEFENARILVTDKKISSIQDLVPILEKVARSGQPLLIIAEDVEGDALATLVVNKARGVLTVAAIKAPGFGDRRKALLEDIAILTDGQLISEEIGLSLDTAALEALGTARKITIDKESTTIVAGSVTKPEVQKRIGQIRRQLEETDSEYDQEKLQERIAKLAGGVAVIKVGAATETELKDRKLRIEDALNATKAAVEEGIVPGGGTTLIHLAKAVEAIKKTLQNDEERIGADIVERALEAPLRQIADNAGAEGSVIVSRVRESDFNIGYNAATGEFEDLIAAGIIDPAKVVRSALQNAGSIAGLVLTTEAIVVEKPEKKSAAAAPDMGGMGGMGGMGGMGGMGGMGGMGGMGMF, via the coding sequence ATGGCGAAAATTATTGCATTTGACGAGGAATCGCGGCGAGCTCTAGAAAGGGGTGTTAACGCCCTTGCCGATGCCGTAAAAATCACCTTGGGGCCCAAAGGTCGCAATGTCCTTTTAGAGAAAAAATTTGGCGCACCTCAAATTGTCAACGATGGTATCACTGTTGCCAAGGAAATTGAATTAGAAGATCCTTTGGAAAATACTGGTGCAAGACTCATCCAGGAAGTGGCCTCAAAAACTAAAGATGTCGCTGGGGATGGGACAACCACCGCCACAGTTTTAGCACAAGCCTTGATTCGGGAAGGTTTGAAGAACGTCGCGGCGGGTAGTAACCCAGTTAGCTTGAAGCGCGGGATCGACAAAACTATTGAGGCATTGGTACTAGAAATTGCCAACATAGCCAAGCCAGTAGAAGGAAGTGCGATCGCTCAAGTTGCCACTGTTTCTGCTGGTAACGATGAAGAAGTTGGCCAAATGTTAGCCCAAGCAATGGAAAAAGTCACTAAAGATGGTGTAATTACCGTTGAAGAATCTAAATCTCTTACAACTGAACTAGAAGTAGTTGAGGGGATGCAGATTGACAGGGGTTACATTTCACCCTACTTTGTCACCAACAACGAGCGGCAAATCGTGGAATTTGAAAACGCCCGGATTTTGGTTACTGACAAGAAAATCAGCAGTATCCAAGATTTAGTGCCGATTTTGGAAAAAGTCGCCCGTTCTGGTCAGCCCTTGCTGATTATTGCTGAAGATGTCGAAGGTGATGCTTTGGCAACTTTGGTAGTAAACAAAGCGCGGGGTGTGCTTACTGTAGCTGCAATCAAAGCGCCTGGGTTTGGCGATCGCCGCAAAGCTTTGTTAGAAGATATTGCTATTCTCACCGATGGACAGTTGATTTCTGAAGAAATCGGCTTAAGTCTAGATACCGCTGCTCTAGAAGCGCTGGGAACTGCCCGCAAAATCACCATTGACAAAGAAAGTACCACAATTGTTGCTGGTAGTGTCACCAAGCCAGAAGTACAAAAGCGGATTGGTCAAATTCGCAGACAATTGGAAGAAACCGATTCTGAATACGATCAAGAAAAACTCCAAGAACGCATCGCCAAGCTCGCTGGCGGCGTGGCAGTGATTAAAGTGGGTGCGGCAACCGAAACCGAACTCAAAGACCGTAAACTGCGGATTGAAGACGCGCTGAACGCTACTAAAGCTGCTGTGGAAGAAGGTATTGTTCCTGGTGGTGGGACAACTCTAATTCACTTAGCTAAGGCGGTAGAAGCGATTAAAAAAACTCTACAAAATGACGAAGAAAGAATTGGGGCTGATATTGTCGAACGAGCGCTAGAAGCCCCCTTGCGCCAAATAGCAGACAACGCTGGTGCTGAAGGTTCTGTAATTGTCTCTAGAGTCCGCGAGAGCGACTTCAACATTGGCTACAACGCCGCTACTGGTGAATTTGAAGACTTGATTGCTGCTGGTATTATTGACCCTGCCAAAGTCGTGCGTTCAGCTTTACAAAACGCTGGTTCCATTGCTGGTTTGGTCTTAACCACCGAAGCGATCGTTGTTGAAAAGCCGGAGAAGAAATCTGCTGCTGCTGCCCCTGATATGGGTGGCATGGGCGGTATGGGCGGCATGGGTGGCATGGGCGGCATGGGCGGCATGGGCGGCATGGGCGGCATGGGCATGTTCTAA
- a CDS encoding MraY family glycosyltransferase encodes MNLDNSLKSLGIADPSGTGWLAVVFTFLLACLVTWRLIPTVRKFALRVGWADQPNARRLNREPLPNAGGLAIYAGVIAALVLASLLRPIELQNVLAQVLTILLGGSILVLVGFIDDQFGLPPSVRLWAQILTALLLVANGISIHVMFGTPIDSLLSMSLTVLWVVGITNAINLMDGMDGLAGGISFITAMSLLGVAAQFNNRAAAILVLAALAGAALGFLRHNFHPSRIIMGDAGAYFFGYVLAATSILGRLQQNTVYALIPTVLFLLLPVLDTTQVFVRRLLAGNNPLSTPGKDHLHHRLLAWGLSQRHAAFTLWSITLVFNLLAMRIQGMSLAVMLATASSIIILLGFTIWQRIRQQP; translated from the coding sequence ATGAATCTAGACAACTCCCTTAAGTCCCTCGGTATTGCCGACCCTAGCGGCACCGGCTGGTTGGCGGTAGTATTTACGTTTCTTTTGGCTTGCCTTGTAACGTGGCGTTTAATTCCGACAGTACGGAAATTCGCCTTGCGGGTAGGTTGGGCTGACCAACCCAATGCCCGGCGGCTCAACCGAGAACCTTTGCCCAATGCAGGGGGGCTGGCTATCTACGCGGGTGTGATTGCCGCACTGGTATTAGCTAGCCTTTTACGACCTATCGAACTCCAAAACGTATTGGCTCAGGTACTGACTATTCTGTTGGGGGGTTCGATATTAGTCCTTGTGGGCTTTATCGACGATCAGTTCGGCTTACCGCCCTCTGTTCGTTTGTGGGCGCAAATTCTTACGGCACTGTTACTGGTAGCTAATGGCATCAGTATTCATGTCATGTTTGGTACTCCCATAGACTCGCTCCTGTCTATGTCGTTAACAGTACTTTGGGTAGTAGGGATTACCAACGCCATCAACTTGATGGATGGTATGGATGGTTTAGCGGGAGGAATCAGCTTTATTACCGCCATGAGTTTGTTGGGCGTTGCAGCCCAGTTTAACAATCGTGCAGCAGCAATCTTGGTATTAGCAGCCTTGGCAGGTGCTGCACTGGGCTTTTTACGTCACAACTTTCACCCCTCACGGATCATTATGGGTGATGCCGGAGCATACTTTTTCGGCTATGTATTGGCGGCAACCAGTATTTTAGGTAGGCTGCAACAAAACACAGTTTATGCGCTAATTCCCACGGTTTTATTTCTGTTGTTACCAGTACTAGATACGACTCAAGTATTTGTGCGGCGTCTATTAGCAGGAAATAACCCTCTCAGTACTCCTGGTAAAGATCACCTGCACCACCGCTTACTTGCTTGGGGACTCTCACAGCGCCATGCTGCGTTCACACTTTGGTCAATTACCTTAGTTTTCAACTTGCTGGCTATGAGAATACAAGGCATGAGTCTGGCTGTGATGCTGGCTACCGCCAGTAGCATCATCATTCTTTTAGGCTTTACTATCTGGCAAAGGATACGTCAACAGCCTTAG
- a CDS encoding Rpn family recombination-promoting nuclease/putative transposase, which translates to MKTDSIFYRLFQTFPSAFFELINLQASEANAYNFASVELKQTAFRIDGVFLPVADTSSQPIYFVEVQFQKDNEFYARLFSEIFLYLRLYAPTTDWRAVVIFPRRSLEPTQIQPYRVLLESQLVTRLYLNELGEVTEHSLGVGIIKLVVVNKKQTPLLVKSLITKTRSEVSDKALQQKVLDLIETIVVYKLPRISCQELIKMFGLGDFDIKTTRIYEEVRDEVRQEQTLEVVMRQLRRRIGNLSQQLSERISQLSIEQLENLAEALLDFSTEGDLVVWLQDNLTQT; encoded by the coding sequence ATGAAAACAGACTCCATTTTTTATCGTTTATTTCAAACTTTTCCCAGTGCTTTTTTTGAATTAATTAATCTGCAAGCATCAGAAGCAAATGCATATAATTTCGCTTCAGTAGAATTAAAGCAAACAGCATTTCGCATTGATGGAGTCTTTCTTCCTGTTGCTGATACTAGTAGTCAGCCGATTTATTTTGTGGAGGTTCAATTTCAAAAAGATAACGAATTTTACGCTCGTTTATTTTCAGAAATATTTCTGTATTTACGACTTTACGCACCTACTACAGATTGGCGAGCAGTAGTTATATTCCCTCGTCGCAGCCTTGAACCAACCCAAATACAACCTTATCGAGTCTTACTTGAAAGCCAACTTGTAACAAGGCTATATCTAAACGAGCTTGGAGAAGTAACTGAACATTCCTTGGGAGTCGGTATCATCAAATTAGTAGTTGTAAATAAAAAACAAACTCCCCTATTAGTCAAAAGTTTGATTACAAAGACACGTTCGGAAGTGAGTGATAAAGCACTTCAACAAAAAGTGCTAGATTTAATAGAAACAATTGTAGTTTACAAACTACCGCGTATCAGTTGTCAGGAGTTGATAAAAATGTTTGGACTCGGTGATTTTGATATCAAAACTACCAGAATTTATGAGGAAGTCCGTGATGAAGTTAGGCAAGAACAGACTCTAGAAGTGGTTATGCGTCAGTTACGACGACGCATTGGTAATTTGAGTCAGCAATTGTCAGAGCGCATCAGTCAGTTATCTATTGAACAGCTTGAAAATCTAGCCGAAGCACTGTTAGATTTTTCCACAGAAGGAGATTTAGTTGTTTGGCTGCAAGACAATTTAACTCAAACTTGA
- the fabG gene encoding 3-oxoacyl-[acyl-carrier-protein] reductase gives MTLLQGKVAIVTGASRGIGRAIAIELATQGAIAVVNYASSSAAAEAVVTEITDAGGQAIAIQADVSKGDQVDALVNAVMEKFKRVDILVNNAGITRDTLLLRLKPEDWQAVIDLNLTGVFLCTRAASKIMLKQRSGRIINITSVAGQMGNPGQSNYSAAKAGVIGFTKSVAKELATRGITVNAVAPGFIATDMTSDLNNPEDILKYIPLGRFGQPEEVAGMVRFLAADPAATYITGQVFNVDGGMVMA, from the coding sequence ATGACACTATTACAAGGTAAAGTCGCAATTGTCACAGGTGCATCACGAGGGATTGGACGAGCGATCGCAATTGAATTAGCTACACAAGGAGCGATCGCAGTTGTCAATTATGCCAGTTCCAGTGCTGCTGCTGAGGCAGTTGTTACAGAAATTACAGATGCGGGAGGTCAAGCGATCGCTATCCAAGCAGACGTTTCTAAAGGCGATCAAGTAGATGCATTAGTTAACGCCGTGATGGAAAAGTTTAAGCGTGTGGATATATTAGTCAACAACGCAGGTATTACCCGCGACACCCTGCTTTTACGTTTGAAGCCAGAAGATTGGCAAGCTGTGATAGACCTTAATCTAACTGGTGTTTTCTTATGTACACGCGCCGCCAGTAAAATTATGCTCAAACAGCGATCGGGGCGGATTATCAACATTACCTCCGTAGCTGGGCAAATGGGCAACCCAGGTCAGTCAAACTACAGCGCCGCCAAAGCAGGTGTAATCGGCTTCACCAAAAGCGTTGCCAAAGAACTAGCTACTCGCGGCATCACCGTTAACGCTGTCGCCCCTGGATTCATCGCCACCGACATGACCAGCGATCTCAACAACCCCGAAGATATTCTGAAATATATTCCACTCGGTCGCTTCGGTCAACCCGAAGAAGTTGCTGGGATGGTGCGCTTCCTCGCTGCCGATCCCGCCGCCACCTACATCACCGGACAAGTTTTTAACGTTGATGGCGGCATGGTAATGGCCTAA
- the trxA gene encoding thioredoxin yields MATKKQFSSFEEMLSASDVPVLVDFYADWCGPCQMMVPILEQVNAQLKDRLRIVKIDTEKYTDLATQYKIAALPTLVLFKQGQPVDRIEGVMQAPQLVQYLQTKV; encoded by the coding sequence ATGGCAACTAAAAAGCAATTTAGCAGCTTTGAAGAGATGCTGTCTGCTTCTGATGTACCTGTATTAGTAGATTTTTATGCTGACTGGTGTGGCCCATGCCAAATGATGGTGCCAATTTTAGAGCAAGTCAATGCCCAACTTAAGGATCGCCTGCGAATTGTCAAAATCGACACAGAAAAATACACAGATTTGGCTACTCAGTATAAAATTGCCGCTCTACCAACCTTAGTACTATTTAAGCAGGGTCAGCCTGTGGATAGGATCGAGGGAGTGATGCAGGCACCGCAGTTAGTGCAATATCTACAAACAAAGGTTTAA
- a CDS encoding nuclear transport factor 2 family protein yields MKKQTAAAHRKLLIGFGLIGFGFIIAAAPVVSAAANQKQADNFMIVQSNQSQNKEIVREGFAKWANGTGSFFDLLADDVEWTITGRSPISKTYTSRKQFLEEAIAPINERLSVRIVPSVRSIYAEGDTVIALWDGTAKAKDGKPYTNTYSWYMTMKNGRIVKVVAFFDTIELTDLWKRIPVSGNKNK; encoded by the coding sequence ATGAAAAAACAGACTGCCGCCGCCCATCGTAAATTATTAATTGGCTTTGGATTAATTGGCTTTGGCTTCATAATAGCCGCCGCGCCCGTGGTCAGTGCCGCAGCCAACCAAAAGCAAGCAGATAACTTCATGATTGTGCAATCTAATCAGAGCCAGAATAAAGAGATAGTACGCGAAGGCTTTGCCAAATGGGCAAATGGCACTGGTAGTTTCTTCGATCTGCTGGCTGATGATGTGGAATGGACGATTACAGGCAGAAGTCCAATTTCCAAAACCTACACCAGCCGCAAGCAATTTTTGGAGGAAGCGATCGCGCCAATTAACGAGCGATTGAGCGTAAGAATAGTACCTAGTGTCCGGAGTATTTATGCCGAGGGCGACACAGTAATTGCCTTATGGGATGGAACAGCAAAAGCCAAAGACGGCAAACCATACACCAACACCTATTCCTGGTATATGACTATGAAAAATGGGCGTATTGTCAAGGTAGTGGCGTTTTTCGATACCATTGAACTTACCGACCTGTGGAAACGTATTCCTGTGAGTGGAAACAAGAACAAGTAA
- a CDS encoding oxidoreductase produces MAQRTWLITGASRGIGAEIAKAVLAAGDRLIATARNQADLQQFSTDKDALVLSMDVTDEAQVKAAIATSLEKFGQIDVLVNNAGFGLLGSVEECSAEEVESVYRTNVFGLLNVTRAVLPSMRQHRSGHIINISSIGGYRSSPGWGIYGSTKFAVEGITEALHGELAPLGIHATVVEPGYFRTDFLNGSSLRPSAVQIPDYAQTVGKIRDVAAGLNHQQPGDPTKIAPAILEIVNTDEPPLRLPLGTDTLQTIAEKNAYVEQETAKWRTLAESTDFR; encoded by the coding sequence ATGGCTCAGAGAACATGGTTGATTACAGGTGCTTCCCGCGGAATTGGAGCCGAAATAGCGAAAGCAGTTCTGGCAGCAGGTGACAGATTAATTGCCACCGCCCGCAATCAGGCTGATTTGCAACAGTTTAGCACCGACAAAGATGCATTAGTACTGAGCATGGATGTCACCGATGAGGCTCAGGTAAAAGCAGCGATCGCCACAAGTCTAGAAAAATTTGGACAAATCGATGTGTTGGTCAACAATGCTGGATTCGGTTTGCTAGGATCTGTCGAAGAGTGCAGTGCCGAAGAGGTTGAGAGCGTTTATCGAACCAATGTCTTTGGGCTACTAAATGTCACCCGTGCTGTGCTACCCAGTATGCGTCAGCACCGCTCTGGACACATCATTAATATCTCGTCGATCGGTGGCTATCGCTCCTCCCCAGGATGGGGCATCTATGGCTCAACCAAGTTTGCCGTCGAAGGCATTACCGAAGCCCTGCATGGGGAGTTAGCCCCGTTGGGGATTCACGCGACGGTGGTTGAGCCAGGATACTTCCGCACCGACTTTCTCAATGGCAGTTCGCTACGTCCGAGTGCAGTGCAAATCCCTGATTATGCCCAAACGGTCGGGAAAATCCGTGACGTAGCGGCTGGACTTAACCACCAACAGCCAGGAGATCCCACTAAGATCGCCCCAGCCATCTTGGAGATTGTCAACACAGACGAACCACCTCTGCGGTTACCTCTAGGCACAGATACACTTCAGACAATAGCCGAGAAGAACGCTTACGTCGAGCAAGAGACGGCAAAATGGCGAACTCTAGCTGAGTCTACCGATTTCAGATAA